A genomic segment from Zerene cesonia ecotype Mississippi chromosome 5, Zerene_cesonia_1.1, whole genome shotgun sequence encodes:
- the LOC119840206 gene encoding transmembrane protease serine 9-like produces MGVVFYMRALADFKVDVADTECGAQTFRSARIVGGTNSLPAEFPWAASIWRQGTHQCGATVISDRWLLTAGHCVCSVFDEFYKAKQLSAVVGFTDISTSDRNEALSKILPHPEYRCKKKTNDVALLKTIRQLVWSNLLRPACLPQPLAPDYSGKLATVAGWGFTNEDRGIGERPNILQKTDVIVVDNDDCNSWYKSQGSKITIIGTQMCAGHEKGGRDSCWADSGGPLMMKSDNGRTMVIGVVSTGSGCARARMPGIYTRISRYTEWIQASVSDDSARSLRWLFKR; encoded by the exons ATGGGCGTGGTCTTCTACATGCGGGCGCTCGCAGACTTCAAAGTAGACG TGGCCGACACAGAATGCGGTGCACAGACGTTTCGCAGCGCACGCATAGTGGGTGGGACGAACAGTCTCCCTGCTGAGTTCCCCTGGGCAGCCAGCATCTGGCGGCAAGGGACGCACCAGTGCGGTGCCACTGTTATCAGTGACAGGTGGCTGTTGACAGCTGGACATTGTGTTTGCAG TGTATTCGATGAATTCTACAAGGCGAAGCAATTGTCCGCTGTCGTGGGATTCACTGACATATCGACGTCAGATCGGAACGAAGCGTTGTCCAAAATTCTTCCACACCCCGAATACAG ATGTAAGAAAAAGACCAATGATGTTGCGTTACTGAAAACCATTCGTCAACTGGTCTGGAGCAATCTGCTGCGACCGGCTTGCCTGCCTCAGCCATTAGCTCCAGATTACAGTGGAAAATTAGCTACTGTGGCTGGATGGGGATTTACCAATGAAGATAGAGGGATCG GTGAAAGACCCAACATCCTCCAAAAAACTGATGTGATAGTGGTGGATAATGATGACTGCAACAGTTGGTATAAATCTCAAGGCAGTAAGATCACAATTATAGGCACCCAGATGTGCGCTGGTCACGAGAAAGGGGGACGTGATTCTTGTTGG GCTGATAGTGGTGGTCCACTCATGATGAAGAGCGATAATGGCAGGACCATGGTGATTGGAGTAGTGTCCACGGGTAGCGGGTGTGCCAGAGCTAGAATGCCTGGTATATACACTAGGATATCTAGATACACAGAATGGATTCAAGCTAGTGTCAGTGACGATTCTGCAAGATCTTTAAGGTGGTTATTTAAAAGGTAG
- the LOC119840205 gene encoding SET domain-containing protein SmydA-8, producing MGQTKELRYEVKSSEELGRYLVASRDLAPGDVILTEPPIIFGPKAMPDPEAKMPCVGCYKPIFTDIGERCSSCGWPVCSGNCPGLTDSRHHGLECLVLRARPDCVLDNMADYYRHDALFPLRCVLLQKTDPERWRQVLDQQSHMESRLPGSEAYEEANEFIVEYLTSNFIDKLDGGLKAKYLPEISKELLHRMCGVIDTNALEIRLPEGCELNVLYAQTSIMEHSCIPNTKHTFTVYTKDKNNLYNITVKAVVPILKGEHVATMYSHALWGTQARRQHLRDTKYFSCKCPRCSDPTELGTYLSAMKCMGDGKKVCDGIHLPEDPLDDETEWACSKCKVKLGNSQINGLIAQIGEDVDNALMMGGSVTMLENILCRLSTFLHPNHYHLYSIKHSLVQLYGRQPSYMTEDILDKKIQMCKDLIFITKTLDPGNARLSLYSAVLHHELHSALVLKSKKIKSDGTPKTVEDIKQLLVEAKNSVNEALDSLEDDSEEASGKKLIEVIAKSKNDFERFCKEKNINSL from the exons ATGGGTCAGACAAAAGAATTGCGTTACGAG GTTAAGTCCTCAGAAGAATTAGGACGGTATCTCGTAGCATCTCGAGATTTAGCCCCTGGTGACGTCATACTCACAGAACCCCCGATTATATTTGGACCCAAGGCGATGCCTGATCCTGAAGCTAAAATGCCTTGCGTTGGCTGCTATAAACCTATATTTACCGATATTGGAGAGCGATGTTctag TTGCGGCTGGCCAGTATGCTCTGGTAACTGTCCAGGTCTCACAGACTCTCGGCATCACGGCTTGGAGTGCCTCGTGTTGAGAGCGCGACCTGACTGCGTACTGGACAATATGGCGGATTATTACAG ACATGACGCCCTCTTTCCACTACGTTGTGTGCTGCTGCAGAAGACTGATCCCGAAAGATGGCGGCAGGTTCTGGACCAACAGTCCCACATGGAGAGCAGATTACCAGGCTCGGAGGCATATGA GGAAGCAAATGAATTTATCGTCGAGTATCTCACCAGCAATTTCATCGATAAACTCGACGGCGGCCTTAAAGCAAAATATCTTCCAGAAATTTCGAAAGAACTGTTACACAGAATGTGCGGTGTTATCGATACAAACGCGCTCGAAATACGGCTGCCTGAAGGGTGTGAACTTAATGTATTGTACGCTCAGACCAGTATAATGGAACACAGTTGCATACCAAAcacaaaacatacttttacCGTATATACCaaagataaaaacaatttatacaatataacagTAAAAGCCGTTGTTCCCATATTAAAAGGTGAACATGTAGCAACTATGTATAGTCACGCGTTGTGGGGAACCCAAGCTAGACGACAACATTTGAGggatactaaatatttttcatgcaAATGTCCGCGATGCAGTGACCCAACAGAACTCGGTACTTATTTAAGCGCTATGAAATGTATGGGCGATGGTAAAAAGGTGTGCGATGGTATTCATTTACCAGAAGACCCGCTAGATGACGAAACTGAATGGGCGTGCAGTAAATGTAAGGTGAAGCTAGGTAATTCTCAAATCAATGGTTTAATTGCTCAAATAGGAGAAGACGTGGATAACGCTCTTATGATGGGCGGATCTGTGACAATGTTAGAAAACATTTTGTGTAGGCTATCAACATTTTTACATCCAAACCATTATCACCtgtattcaattaaacattCGCTCGTTCAATTATACGGAAGACAGCCCAGTTACATGACGGAAGATATACTGGATAAAAAGATTCAGATGTGTAAagatcttatttttataacaaaaacattagaCCCAGGTAACGCTAGACTTAGCTTATATAGCGCTGTTTTACACCATGAACTCCATTCAGCGTTAGTTCTTAAATCTAAAAAGATTAAAAGTGATGGTACACCGAAAACAGTGgaagatataaaacaattattagtTGAAGCTAAGAATTCTGTAAATGAAGCTTTAGACTCACTCGAAGATGACTCTGAAGAAGCGTCAGGTAAAAAACTAATTGAGGTTATAGCTAAAAGCAAAAATGATTTCGAAAGGTTTTGCaaagaaaagaatataaattcgttgtaa